From Niallia sp. Man26:
ATAAAAAATCAAAGGGTATACGATATAAAAACAGAAAATGATCATTTTGTTATTCTAACAAGTGACGGCCTAACCTATCAATCGCGTAAGATAATTCTGGCAACAGGACTTAAAGATATATTGCCAAACATTAAAGGTATACATGATTACTATGGAACAAGCATATTCAGCTGTCCATTTTGTGATGGCTGGGAATTGAAAGACCGCCCTTTAGTTGTGATATCAGAAAATGAGCGCGCTTTTCATATAACAAAGATGATATACAATTGGAGCAAAGATGTTGTTGTTTGTACAAACGGAAAAGCTGTTTTTACAAACGAGCAAAAGCAGTTATTAGCTAATAACAATATAGAATTAATTGAAGAAGAGATAGAATACTTAGAAGGAGATAAAGGGCAGCTTCGCCATATTATATTGAAAAGCGGGAGAGAAATTGCAAGAGCTGGAGGCTTTGTAACAGCAGGTTTGCAACAGGCATCACCGTTAGCACAAGTATTAGGATGCAGTTTGAACAATATGGGCGGAATCGAAACAGACAATTCTGGCCGAACGAATATTGCAGGAGTGTACGCATGCGGAGATAATGCTGTTATTGCGCCAGCTCAATTGATTGTTGCAGCAGCAGAGGGAAGCAAAGCCGCTATGGCAGTTGTTGGTGATTTAGTGAATGAGGACTTTTAAAAATGTAATTCTTAAAATATAACGCACAAGGGCTTATAAGAAATGGCCCTTTTTTTATTTAATATGGTAGGAACTCAGAAGTATGGGAATAGTAACAGAAGCCAGTTGAATAACTAATTAGCTCGTCTTTTACTAAGTTAAACTTTCTTACATAGTCTTTACTATATTTACTTTTGATAAAAATGCAAATTACAAAACTAGTCTCTTTCAGACCAGTTTTTTTCAGCTGATAATAGTATCATTAGGTTAGATATTACAAAATCTATTACTAGATATTAGTTAAAATAGGAGGAAGTCACTCATGTCAAAACTTAACTTTCCAGAAAACTTTTTATGGGGCGGAGCTACTGCTGCCAACCAATTAGAAGGTGGATATAATGAAGGCGGTAAAGGTCTAAACCTAGCAGATGTATTGCCAGGTGGAAAAGTCCGTCTAAAAGTTATCGCTCAAACTGGCTTTGATTTTGAAATCGATAAATCAAAATATGTATATCCAAACCATGATGGAATTGACTTCTATCATCGTTACAAAGAAGATATTGCACTATTTGCTGAAATGGGCTTTAAAGCATACCGCATGAGTATTGCTTGGTCTCGTATCTTCCCAAATGGCGACGAACTAGAGCCGAATGAAGAAGGCCTAGCATTTTATGACAAAGTTTTTGATGAACTAGCTAAATATGGTATTGAGCCAGTTGTTACTATTTCTCACTATGAAACACCGCTTCACTTAATTAAAGAATACGGTGGCTGGAGAAGCCGTGAACTAGTTACATTCTTTGAGCGTTATGCAACAGTGTTATTTAACCGCTATAAAGACAAAGTAAAATACTGGTTAACATTCAATGAAATCAATGGTGCAACACATATGCCTATTTTAGGACTAGGCTTCTCTCCTGAAAACGAGGAAACAAAGCTGCAAGACAGCTTCCAAGGTTTGCATCACCAATTTGTTGCTAGCAGCTTAGCAGTTAAAGCAGGACATGAAATTATTC
This genomic window contains:
- a CDS encoding NAD(P)/FAD-dependent oxidoreductase, whose protein sequence is MLLDCVVVGGGPAGLNAALVLGRAKKKIILFDENKPRNAVTHESHGFITRDKIKPSEFKQIALEDLKAYPEITIKNQRVYDIKTENDHFVILTSDGLTYQSRKIILATGLKDILPNIKGIHDYYGTSIFSCPFCDGWELKDRPLVVISENERAFHITKMIYNWSKDVVVCTNGKAVFTNEQKQLLANNNIELIEEEIEYLEGDKGQLRHIILKSGREIARAGGFVTAGLQQASPLAQVLGCSLNNMGGIETDNSGRTNIAGVYACGDNAVIAPAQLIVAAAEGSKAAMAVVGDLVNEDF